The DNA sequence GTCTCCCCTCGTTCGCCTTCCCAATAGAGAGCCACTTTATTACGACGCCAAGTTTCGAGATGATTATCCACGCAGATATAGGATACATTGAGCTTCCCACCAACGAACCATCTGGCAAAGGGTAGCTTCCATTCTAAAACTTTATCCCAGGTTTTAAACCAGGGAAGCTTCCGGGCTTCATTCTCCCAAAAACCCTCGGGATCTTCGAGAGATTTACTATAAACCTCTGAGTAATTCATGATCGGCCAATATTTCTCTTTGAATGGTAAAGATGTCACCTCAACCACATCAAACACCCCTTTTTATAAAATCAAATCAGCCTCATTTCCAAGGCTGACGAATTTGAATCCCAAGCTTACTCGCCCCTCGCTACCTTGTTAATTATTTCACATTTTAATTATAAATCAACAATTTTAATCTGGACTATTAACGAGTTAGTTTGCATTATACATTCGAGGGAAGTTTTTCTATTTTCGTTTCCTCGCTTTCTGACAAATATCTCCCCTATGTCCAATGGTTAAAACCAATACCGAGGGATT is a window from the Actinomycetota bacterium genome containing:
- a CDS encoding acetyl-coenzyme A synthetase N-terminal domain-containing protein codes for the protein MNYSEVYSKSLEDPEGFWENEARKLPWFKTWDKVLEWKLPFARWFVGGKLNVSYICVDNHLETWRRNKVALYWEGERGETKALSYAQLYREVNRFTSVLKNLGIRKGDRVALYLPMIPELPIFMLACARIG